One genomic region from Nymphaea colorata isolate Beijing-Zhang1983 chromosome 10, ASM883128v2, whole genome shotgun sequence encodes:
- the LOC116263138 gene encoding mitochondrial uncoupling protein 4 yields MGGVKSFVEGGIAAVVAGVSTHPLDLIKVRMQLQGEAAAAAAASTLRPAVAFAGPSPSVSTATIPPPPPPPPRVGPISVGVKIIRTEGPAALLNGVSATVLRQALYSTTRMGLYDIYKEKYSDPATRNLTLVQKIAGGLAAGGIGAAVGNPADVAMVRMQADGRLPVEQRRNYTSVGNAISRMAKNEGVTSLWRGSSMTIQRAMLVTASQLATYDSAKEAIIGNGLMRDGLGTHVTSSFAAGIVAAVASNPVDVIKTRVMNMKVVPGEAPPYAGPLDCALKTIRAEGPMALYKGFIPTITRQGPFTVMLFVTLEQVRKLLKDF; encoded by the coding sequence ATGGGTGGTGTCAAAAGTTTCGTTGAAGGAGGCatcgccgccgtcgtcgccggcGTCTCCACCCATCCTTTGGATCTCATCAAGGTCCGTATGCAACTACAGGGCGaggctgccgccgccgccgccgcctccACCCTCCGCCCCGCTGTGGCCTTCGCTGGCCCTTCCCCCTCCGTCTCCACTGCCACCATCCCACCCCCGCCTCCGCCGCCACCCCGCGTCGGACCGATCTCCGTCGGAGTCAAGATCATAAGAACAGAGGGTCCTGCCGCGCTCCTTAACGGCGTCTCCGCCACCGTTCTGCGGCAAGCCCTCTACTCCACCACCAGGATGGGTCTGTACGACATCTACAAGGAGAAATACTCCGACCCAGCCACCAGGAACCTGACCCTGGTCCAGAAGATCGCGGGCGGGCTCGCGGCCGGCGGGATCGGGGCGGCTGTAGGCAACCCGGCCGACGTGGCCATGGTGAGGATGCAGGCGGACGGCCGGTTGCCGGTGGAGCAGCGGCGGAACTACACGAGCGTGGGGAACGCCATCTCCCGGATGGCGAAGAATGAAGGAGTGACGAGCCTGTGGCGAGGTTCGTCGATGACGATCCAGAGAGCGATGCTGGTGACGGCGTCGCAGCTGGCAACGTACGACTCCGCGAAGGAGGCGATCATTGGGAACGGGCTGATGAGGGATGGGCTGGGCACCCACGTCACGTCGAGCTTCGCCGCCGGGATCGTGGCGGCCGTGGCCTCGAACCCGGTGGATGTGATCAAGACGAGGGTGATGAACATGAAGGTGGTGCCGGGGGAGGCGCCGCCATACGCCGGGCCTCTGGACTGCGCGTTGAAGACGATCAGAGCAGAGGGGCCGATGGCGCTCTACAAGGGCTTCATACCCACCATCACCAGGCAGGGGCCCTTCACCGTCATGCTCTTCGTCACTCTGGAGCAGGTCAGAAAGCTGCTCAAGGATTTCTGA